Proteins from one Antennarius striatus isolate MH-2024 chromosome 12, ASM4005453v1, whole genome shotgun sequence genomic window:
- the dop1b gene encoding protein dopey-2 isoform X1, giving the protein MDPEEIELQNDYRYRNYAVVIEKALKNFESSSEWADLISSLGKLNKALQSNLRYSLLPKRLIIGKRLAQCLHPALPSGVHLKALETYEVIFKIIGTKWLAKDLFIYSSGLFPLLGYAAMAVKPVLLKLYERYYLPLQRALLPSLQAFITGLLPGLEEGLEVYDRTDALLLKLSLLVGQQVFYGALWGSMLVSPIVRLPASVFIVTHLDRMVSLRLQTHMLGYDHRLVLKAVSLSLQDSNVLVQRNMLEILLYFFPFAECLDPVEAIIAMSVEDMISLVSAALLSLLRRDMSLNRRLYAWFLGTDIKGGVVAPHPTYSTTTEEHTSFYFNTYSRDCLVQALISILKQKGSDSDPENVIGYLRPFRIIISLLDKPEIGPVVLGSVLLEIIRAFHRYCLEMLGEEFITSSGLSSHQLASQLKENKNASEIIKTVNMLVSALDSEYLWEYMTRRFCASLSDKDDPPKPSQQDRSHSAPSVTEMSNLIIFLLDILPLELHVDIQFQFLPEMLSTMLQSLHSHIETVSLEDVTQGLRACFKVLSKIQMPVAYMDVETGANTEDVESLDEESKMAQDTDNEANKDGVSLVNGYNGNEELNRDGREEAETTNGVYPTLRSEDSGLGVSASPSEQQLPPGLEQVVQGNETFKEGDAVWRKGGCVDTMTQHLQDILAFITTRYLLVQVEDVSGPAEAAQPSLTSVPQDQKTLLPSIGGREIKDKLTELFTPNKPKPRSASDSRTSDVLKETKKNCGNTGHLDWAAGYMPRSRAEISEACRQAFTAACHLLLECTTLPFYLSEEETRALHSEMFDQTSSEMDSLPLWLRALMTLCCLSKDYTIQHIAVASLLELINHSQSLALVIQDKHRRYKTSDSNPLSGRLQMVTVPPIYPALLHAIEERTNFYQTMSQVLWGQLDTERKEQHISCVDLFYRLHCLAPSGSICEDIICQSLLHKDKAVRLEALHRFTVLWHLTREIQTNRTMSLNRSFDRTLCVVMDSLNCTDGSISAAAQCWLIRALSLNDVIRILEPVLLLLLHPTTQRYSIQSVKQNVTAGALKALNSRSRSSSKASGTSVNVVVTDVTTLNFMNILDREALWADLDSDPDLVKPHDNLEVSRSESEETEEEEEVGEEEVESEHTESADTSGAQMSTENSSSGSVPFRNIEDEGMVNGLRREESDHTQASDSLSSEDEDDLELEAMARSRLLKQEREKREAIDSLFRHVLLYPVAGGWRHLLHGLALLDSLLRSSAECPLVDALSTTSLDTSSAAHLNLVSNLLQRHQQAQDGQGFYSCPLSPSSSPSVPPSLLIELLVSLCLRFMRSHYPSYLSLGPYDLHGNREVQVKSVEVLTRIVNQLGRMAHVVGNRARLEPIHKLLSGCKVQQYALLSISASMYVCQKGTDKGQSKGVELLDEQGCLSEESLVNLGTGGGSEQYPLQMELLKLLQALIVLEYNVWPSGAVSASLSGGVPGQSGEPRESPTSSTPLAREWQTAILFQQSIKAAQYVQSHPITAQGMFVSAAARALQPQHGYAMHPHWVSLLCSSLPYLGRSLSIIVTPVIGQICKNLDELVRMYEHDGGKTIQSVCGRRENIAPDYPLTLIEGLTTITHYSLLENKKSMASGDPVDVRNARSAVIEMLPNMFSSMALLWGVVMKEESKKRASDSVQINTHSSTSVYFKSTKILRQRILEFLLPLTGQYGAQLMASVGEVWSRRRGKRRHKNKVLPVASESRLTIVDLVKSLNNMHTDTILQLAKEVVKKPHQIKGEQKSSLVDIPMLQFVYTYIQSISAQTLQENISPLLALLRESVQLNLAPPGHFLLLGILNDFVNRLANLENKKETRDLQEVTQRILEAVGGIAGSSLEQTSWLSRSLEVKVQPQVCPEVEEPDDIDVDGEHYESMAQTSTMVSSSAPSIYSVQALVLLAEILAPLLDMVYRSDEKEKAVPLISRLMYYVFPYLKNHSGYNMPSFEAGAQLLSSLSGYAYTKRAWRKEVFELFMDPLFFTMDASCASRWKSIIDHLLTHEKTMFKDLMSMQSGSLKLFANVDQRPMLLKRQAFAMFSGELDQYHLYLPLIQERLTEALRVNPGAAVIAQIFLMFRVLLLRISFQHLTSLWPIMVTELTRIFACLEKTLQAEKEVSKLAKARGALDRNGPVNFSQAELDMYLSACKFLDTSLAFPPERIPLFQMYRWAFVPEVDVNQYTGPENALIEGEEECIPHVVRVVEGIQLRYGALNGLSEESSTDDLEFPLLTQRSLSSITQLLPFLRTLCCSFQGTPHYNHPMPYYPVADYPAANSQLVLRKLELITEEEFLDSIES; this is encoded by the exons ATGGATCCAGAGGAGATAGAACTGCAGAATGACTACCGTTACCGTAACTATGCAGTGGTCATTGAGAAAGCACTGAAAAACTTTGAGTCTTCGAGTGAGTGGGCAGATCTCATCTCTTCTTTGGGCAAATTAAATAAG GCCCTGCAGAGTAACCTCCGCTACTCCCTTCTGCCGAAGAGGCTGATTATAGGGAAGCGTCTGGCCCAATGCCTGCACCCGGCTCTTCCAAGTGGAGTACATCTCAAGGCCCTGGAGACCTACGAGGTCATTTTCAAAATCATTGGTACAAAATGGCTGGCAAAGGATCTGTTCATTTACAG CTCAGGACTGTTCCCATTGTTGGGCTATGCAGCCATGGCAGTGAAGCCTGTGCTGCTGAAGCTTTATGAGCGCTACTATCTCCCACTGCAGAGGGCTTTGCTGCCCAGTCTTCAGGCCTTTATAACTGGATTACTGCCAGGCCTGGAGGAGGGCCTTGAGGTTTATGACAG GACTGATGCCTTGTTGCTCAAGTTGTCGCTGCTGGTGGGTCAGCAGGTTTTCTATGGTGCTCTGTGGGGCAGTATGCTGGTCAGTCCCATTGTCCGACTACCTGCCTCTGTCTTTATCGTCACACATTTGGACCGTATGGTGTCCCTGCGTCTCCAAACACACATGCTTGGCTACGACCACAGATTGGTG CTAAAGGCAGTGAGTCTTTCTCTCCAAGACTCCAATGTACTGGTTCAGAGGAACATGCTGGAAATCCTGCTTTACTTTTTCCCCTTTGCTGAATGCCTG GATCCAGTCGAGGCGATTATTGCCATGAGTGTCGAAGACATGATTTCGCTGGTGTCTGCAGCCTTACTTTCACTTCTTCGCAGAGACATGTCTCTTAACAGACGCCTCTATGCCTGGTTCCTAG GGACTGACATTAAAGGAGGAGTGGTAGCACCACACCCCACTTACTCCACTACAACAGAGGAACATACATCTTTCTACTTCAACACCTACTCTAGAGATTGCCTTGTGCAG GCATTGATAAGCATTCTCAAACAAAAGGGTTCAGACAGTGACCCAGAGAATGTCATTGGATACCTTCGACCCTTCCGTATCATCATCAGTCTACTGGATAAACCGGAGATAG GTCCAGTGGTCTTGGGCAGCGTGTTGTTGGAGATCATCCGAGCTTTCCACAGATATTGCCTAGAGATGCTGGGAGAGGAATTCATTACCAGCTCAGGGCTGTCAAGCCACCAGCTAGCTAG CCAGTTAAAAGAGAATAAGAATGCATCAGAGATCATAAAGACTGTGAATATGCTTGTGAGCGCTTTGGATAGTGAATACCTGTGGGAGTACATGACCCGACGTTTCTGCGCTTCTCTCAG TGACAAAGATGACCCACCAAAGCCTTCTCAGCAGGACCGCAGTCATTCTGCTCCATCTGTCACTGAAATGTCCAATCTCATCATTTTTCTGCTTGATATTCTTCCTCTG GAACTCCATGTTGACATCCAGTTCCAGTTCTTGCCTGAGATGCTGAGCACCATGCTGCAGAGTCTACACAGTCACATAGAGACTGTTAGCCTGGAAGATGTCACACAAGGGCTACGTGCCTGCTTTAAGGTTCTAAGTAAGATCCAAATGCCTGTGGCTTATATGGATGTTGAAACGGGGGCAAACACAGAGGACGTGGAGTCTCTGGATGAGGAAAGCAAAATGGCTCAG GACACAGACAATGAGGCAAACAAAGATGGTGTTAGTCTGGTTAATGGGTACAACGGAAATGAAGAGCTAAATAGGGATGgaagagaagaagcagaaactACGAATGGTGTTTACCCAACACTCCGGTCTGAAGACAGTGGCTTGGGCGTCAGTGCCTCACCATCAGAGCAACAACTCCCACCAGGGCTAGAGCAGGTAGTTCAGGGAAATGAAACTTTTAAAGAAGGGGATGCAGTCTGGAGGAAGGGAGGCTGTGTAGACACCATGACACAGCATCTGCAGGACATCCTGGCATTCATAACTACCAG ATACCTGCTAGTGCAGGTGGAAGATGTCAGTGGACCAGCAGAAGCAGCACAGCCTAGTCTAACTTCAGTCCCACAGGATCAGAAGACCTTGTTGCCGAGCATAGGGGGACGGGAAATTAAAGACAAACTGACTGAGCTGTTCACTCCAAACAAACCTAAACCCCGCTCTGCATCTGACTCTCGGACATCAGATGTCCTGAAAGAGacgaaaaaaaattgtggaaatACAGGTCATCTAGACTGGGCAGCTGGGTACATGCCCCGGAGCAGGGCAGAGATCTCTGAGGCCTGTCGACAGGCCTTCACTGCTGCCTGCCACCTACTTCTGGAGTGCACCACCCTGCCTTTCTACCTTAGTGAAGAGGAGACTCGGGCTCTGCACAGTGAAATGTTTGATCAAACAA GCAGTGAAATGGACAGCTTACCACTGTGGTTGAGGGCCTTGATGACTCTGTGCTGCCTGTCCAAGGATTACACCATCCAGCACATTGCAGTGGCCTCACTGTTGGAACTCATTAACCACTCCCAGTCCTTAGCACTGGTCATCCAGGACAAACACAGACGCTACAAGACCTCTGACTCCAACCCTTTGAGTGGACGTTTGCAGATGGTCACTGTGCCACCCATCTACCCTGCTCTTCTTCATGCCATAGAGGAACGCACAAATTTCTATCAG ACCATGTCCCAGGTACTGTGGGGTCAGCTGGACACAGAACGGAAAGAGCAGCACATTTCCTGTGTGGATCTCTTCTATAGGCTCCACTGCTTGGCCCCATCCGGATCCATCTGTGAAGACATCATCTGTCAGTCGCTATTGCACAAAGACAAG GCTGTTCGTCTTGAAGCGCTGCACCGCTTCACAGTCTTATGGCACCTGACCCGGGAGATCCAGACAAACAGGACCATGTCTCTCAATCGCTCCTTTGACCG GACTCTATGTGTGGTGATGGACAGTCTGAACTGTACGGATGGCTCGATAAGTGCAGCAGCTCAGTGTTGGCTGATCCGCGCTCTCTCCCTCAATGATGTGATTCGCATTCTGGAGCCGGTTCTGTTGCTGTTGCTTCACCCAACCACTCAACGCTACTCTATTCAGAGTGTCAAGCAAAACGTCACTGCTG GTGCCCTGAAGGCTTTAAATAGCAGAAGTCGAAGTTCCTCCAAAGCATCTGGGACGTCTGTGAATGTTGTGGTCACCGATGTAACGACCTTAAATTTCATGAACATTCTAGACAGGGAAGCCCTGTGGGCGGATTTGGACAGTGACCCAGACTTGGTCAAACCACACGACAAtttggaggtgtccaggagCGAGAGTGAAGagactgaagaagaggaggaagttggggaggaggaggtggagagtgAACACACTGAGTCAGCTGACACCAGTGGAGCCCAAATGTCCACTGAAAACTCCAGCTCTGGCTCTGTCCCCTTCCGCAACATTGAGGATGAAGGTATGGTCAACGGCCTACGGAGGGAAGAGTCTGACCACACACAGGCGTCCGATTCGTTGTCGAGTGAGGATGAGGACGATTTAGAGCTGGAGGCCATGGCCAGGTCTCGTCTGCTCAAACAGGAGCGTGAGAAGAGAGAGGCCATTGATTCTCTGTTTCGTCATGTGTTGCTTTATCCCGTGGCGGGTGGCTGGCGCCATCTGCTCCATGGCTTGGCTCTGCTAGACAGCCTGCTGAGAAGCAGTGCGGAGTGCCCGCTGGTAGACGCGCTCTCCACCACCTCTCTGGACACAAGCTCTGCTGCACATTTAAACCTGGTCTCCAACCTCCTGCAGCGCCACCAACAGGCTCAAGATGGCCAAGGCTTCTACAGCTGCCCgctctccccttcctcctccccttccgTGCCACCATCCCTACTCATCGAATTGTTGGTGTCGTTGTGTTTGCGATTCATGCGCTCTCATTACCCCTCCTATCTGAGTCTGGGTCCTTATGACTTGCACGGGAACAGGGAGGTTCAGGTTAAAAGTGTGGAAGTTCTCACCCGGATAGTGAACCAGCTTGGACGCATGGCGCATGTAGTGGGCAACAGGGCCAGACTGGAGCCCATCCACAAACTCCTGTCAGGATGTAAAGTGCAGCAATATGCACTGCTTTCAATTTCTGCATCCATGTACGTTTGCCAGAAGGGAACAGATAAGGGACAGTCCAAAGGTGTTGAGCTGTTGGATGAGCAGGGATGCCTGTCAGAGGAGAGTCTGGTGAATCTTGGAACAGGGGGAGGGTCGGAACAGTACCCCTTACAAATGGAATTACTCAAACTCCTCCAGGCTCTCATTGTCTTGGAGTATAATGTGTGGCCCAGTGGGGCTGTCTCAGCCTCTTTGTCAGGTGGAGTGCCTGGCCAATCCGGAGAGCCACGTGAATCCCCAACTTCCAGCACCCCGTTGGCTCGTGAGTGGCAAACCGCCATTCTTTTTCAGCAGTCCATCAAGGCCGCCCAGTATGTCCAAAGCCATCCCATCACAGCCCAAGGAATGTTTGTCTCTGCGGCAGCCAGGGCTCTGCAGCCGCAGCATGGCTATGCTATGCACCCCCACTGGGTTTCACTGCTGTGCTCCTCTCTGCCATACTTGGGTCGCTCACTCAGCATCATTGTGACTCCGGTCATTGGTCAGATCTGCAAAAACTTGGACGAGCTAGTCAGGATGTATGAACATGATGGAGGGAAGACAATCCAGAG TGTTTGTGGAAGGAGGGAAAACATCGCCCCTGACTACCCACTGACTCTGATTGAAGGCCTGACCACCATTACTCACTATAGTTTATTAGAAAACAAGAAG TCCATGGCTTCCGGTGATCCTGTGGATGTCCGAAACGCCCGCAGTGCGGTGATTGAGATGCTACCGAACATGTTCAGTAGTATGGCGTTGCTATGGGGGGTGGTTATGAAAGAAGAATCTAAGAAACGTGCATCTGACTCGGTccagataaacacacactcttctACTTCTGTCTACTTCAAAAGCACCAAG ATCTTACGACAGCGGATCCTGGAGTTCCTGCTTCCTCTAACTGGGCAGTATGGGGCTCAGCTCATGGCTTCTGTGGGAGAAGTGTGGAGTAGAAGAAGGGGCAAAAGGAGACATAAAAACAAG GTGTTACCTGTGGCCAGTGAGTCCCGTCTAACCATCGTGGATCTGGTGAAGTCCCTGAacaacatgcacacagacaccaTTCTTCAGTTGGCTAAAGAGGTGGTGAAAAAACCACATCAAATCAAAGGAGAACAG AAATCTAGCCTGGTAGATATCCCCATGCTACAGTTTGTCTACACCTACATCCAGAG TATTTCAGCTCAGACTCTGCAGgaaaacatttcacctctcCTCGCTTTATTACGGGAATCCGTTCAACTCAACTTGGCCCCACCTGGCCACTTCCTACTGCTGGG AATTCTCAATGACTTTGTCAATAGGCTAGCCAACCTCGAAAATAAGAAGGAAACCAGAGATCTGCAG GAAGTAACTCAACGGATCCTCGAGGCGGTGGGTGGGATCGCAGGGTCGTCTCTGGAGCAAACCAGCTGGCTCAGCCGCAGCCttgaggtcaaagttcaacccCAGGTGTGCCCTGAAGTAGAGGAACCTGATGACATCGATGTGGATGGAGAACATTACG AGTCAATGGCTCAAACTAGCACCATGGTTTCCTCTTCAGCTCCCTCAATTTATAGTGTGCAGGCTCTTGTTCTTTTAGCTGAG ATATTGGCACCACTTCTGGACATGGTTTACCGCAGTGATGAGAAGGAGAAGGCTGTTCCTCTCATTTCTCGACTCATGTACTATGTTTTCCCATACCTAAAGAATCACAG TGGCTATAATATGCCCAGTTTTGAAGCAGGTGCCCAGCTGCTGAGCAGCCTAAGTGGGTATGCTTACACCAAAAGGGCCTGGAGGAAAGAGGTCTTCGAGCTCTTCATGGATCCTCTCTTCTTCACCATGGATGCCTCCTGTGCTTCCAG ATGGAAATCAATTATTGACCACCTGCTGACACATGAGAAGACCATGTTCAAAGACCTTATGA GTATGCAGAGTGGTTCCCTCAAACTGTTTGCTAATGTAGACCAGAGACCCATGCTACTGAAGCGCCAGGCGTTTGCCATGTTCAGTGGAGAACTTGATCAGTATCATCTCTACCTGCCCCTCATTCAAG AGCGTCTCACTGAGGCCTTGCGTGTGAACCCTGGTGCTGCAGTTATAGCCCAGATTTTCCTGATGTTTCGTGTTCTCTTGTTGCGGATTTCATTCCAGCACCTTACGTCACTCTGGCCAATCATGGTCACCGAACTG ACTCGTATATTTGCATGTCTTGAGAAAACTCTGCAGGCAGAAAAAGAGGTCTCAAA GCTGGCTAAAGCACGTGGAGCCCTCGACAGGAATGGACCAGTGAATTTCTCTCAGGCGGAGTTGGACATGTACCTTTCAGCATGCAAATTTCTTGACACCTCACTGGCTTTTCCCCCAGAGAGGATACCTCTCTTTCAAAT GTATCGTTGGGCGTTTGTCCCTGAGGTGGATGTGAACCAGTATACTGGTCCAGAGAATGCACTGATAGAAGGCGAGGAGGAATGCATACCTCATGTTGTCCGAGTGGTAGAAGGAATACAGCTACGTTATGGG GCGCTGAATGGTCTGAGTGAAGAATCTTCCACAGATGATTTGGAGTTCCCCCTCCTCACTCAGCGTTCCCTGTCCTCTATCACCCAGTTATTACCTTTCCTTCGGACCCTTTGCTGTTCCTTCCAGGGCACTCCCCACTACAACCACCCTATGCCCTACTACCCAGTTGCAGATTACCCAGCAGCCAATTCACAACTGGTCCTGAGGAAGCTTGAGCTCATCACTGAAGAAGAGTTTCTGGACTCCATAGAAAGTTAG